One stretch of Rana temporaria chromosome 10, aRanTem1.1, whole genome shotgun sequence DNA includes these proteins:
- the PRMT1 gene encoding protein arginine N-methyltransferase 1 isoform X2 gives MAEASTCNMEVSGTQPEGTVKPAAEEMTSKDYYFDSYAHFGIHEEMLKDEVRTLTYRNSMFHNRHLFKDKVVLDVGSGTGILCMFAAKAGAKKVIGIECSSISDYAIKIVKANKLDHVVTIIKGKVEEVELPVEKVDIIISEWMGYCLFYESMLNTVIYARDKWLTPDGLIFPDRATLYVTAIEDRQYKDYKIHWWENVYGFDMSCIKDVAIKEPLVDVVDPKQLVSNSCLIKEVDIYTVKVDDLSFTSPFCLQVKRNDYIHAMVAYFNIEFTRCHKRTGFSTSPESPYTHWKQTVFYMEDYLTVKTGEEIFGTISMKPNAKNNRDLDFTVDIDFKGQLCELSCSTDYRMR, from the exons ATGGCGGAGGCGAGCACCTGCAACATGGAG GTTTCTGGTACCCAACCAGAGGGCACTGTCAAACCAGCAGCTGAAGAGATGACCTCTAAAGACTACTACTTTGATTCATATGCACACTTTGGTATCCACGAG gAAATGTTGAAGGATGAAGTTCGGACACTGACTTATAGAAACTCAATGTTTCACAACAGACACTTGTTCAAGGACAAAGTTGTCCTTGATGTAGGAAGTGGAACCGGAATCCTCTGCATGTTTGCAGCCAAGGCTGGGGCAAAAAAAGTCATTGGG attgAGTGCTCAAGTATTTCGGACTACGCTATCAAGATTGTGAAGGCAAACAAGCTAGATCATG TTGTAACGATAATCAAGGGCAAGGTGGAGGAGGTGGAACTGCCAGTCGAAAAAGTTGATATCATAATCAGTGAATGGATGGGATATTGTCTGTTCTATGAATCGATGCTCAACACCGTTATATATGCACGGGATAAATGGCTG ACACCTGATGGGCTCATATTTCCTGACCGTGCAACACTTTATGTGACTGCTATAGAAGATAGACAGTACAAAGACTACAAGAttcact GGTGGGAGAACGTCTATGGCTTTGACATGTCATGTATCAAGGATGTAGCCATCAAGGAACCTCTTGTTGATGTAGTTGATCCTAAGCAACTAGTCTCAAACTCTTGTCTCATTAAG gaAGTGGACATTTATACAGTTAAAGTTGATGACCTCAGCTTCACCTCTCCATTCTGCCTCCAAGTAAAGCGAAATGATTACATCCATGCCATGGTGGCTTATTTCAACATAGAGTTCACACGCTGCCACAAGAGGACAGGCTTCTCTACAA GCCCAGAGTCTCCATACACTCACTGGAAACAGACAGTCTTTTACATGGAAGATTATTTGACTGTAAAAACTGGTGAAGAGATCTTTGGAACGATAAGCATGAAGCCGAATGCCAAGAACAAT CGTGACTTGGACTTCACTGTCGACATCGACTTCAAAGGCCAGCTCTGTGAGCTTTCATGTTCTACAGACTACAGAATGCGCTGA
- the PRMT1 gene encoding protein arginine N-methyltransferase 1 isoform X1 yields MAEASTCNMESFVAKLANGMSLSPAMEDVSGTQPEGTVKPAAEEMTSKDYYFDSYAHFGIHEEMLKDEVRTLTYRNSMFHNRHLFKDKVVLDVGSGTGILCMFAAKAGAKKVIGIECSSISDYAIKIVKANKLDHVVTIIKGKVEEVELPVEKVDIIISEWMGYCLFYESMLNTVIYARDKWLTPDGLIFPDRATLYVTAIEDRQYKDYKIHWWENVYGFDMSCIKDVAIKEPLVDVVDPKQLVSNSCLIKEVDIYTVKVDDLSFTSPFCLQVKRNDYIHAMVAYFNIEFTRCHKRTGFSTSPESPYTHWKQTVFYMEDYLTVKTGEEIFGTISMKPNAKNNRDLDFTVDIDFKGQLCELSCSTDYRMR; encoded by the exons ATGGCGGAGGCGAGCACCTGCAACATGGAG AGCTTTGTAGCCAAGTTGGCCAATGGAATGAGCCTGTCGCCTGCAATGGAAGAT GTTTCTGGTACCCAACCAGAGGGCACTGTCAAACCAGCAGCTGAAGAGATGACCTCTAAAGACTACTACTTTGATTCATATGCACACTTTGGTATCCACGAG gAAATGTTGAAGGATGAAGTTCGGACACTGACTTATAGAAACTCAATGTTTCACAACAGACACTTGTTCAAGGACAAAGTTGTCCTTGATGTAGGAAGTGGAACCGGAATCCTCTGCATGTTTGCAGCCAAGGCTGGGGCAAAAAAAGTCATTGGG attgAGTGCTCAAGTATTTCGGACTACGCTATCAAGATTGTGAAGGCAAACAAGCTAGATCATG TTGTAACGATAATCAAGGGCAAGGTGGAGGAGGTGGAACTGCCAGTCGAAAAAGTTGATATCATAATCAGTGAATGGATGGGATATTGTCTGTTCTATGAATCGATGCTCAACACCGTTATATATGCACGGGATAAATGGCTG ACACCTGATGGGCTCATATTTCCTGACCGTGCAACACTTTATGTGACTGCTATAGAAGATAGACAGTACAAAGACTACAAGAttcact GGTGGGAGAACGTCTATGGCTTTGACATGTCATGTATCAAGGATGTAGCCATCAAGGAACCTCTTGTTGATGTAGTTGATCCTAAGCAACTAGTCTCAAACTCTTGTCTCATTAAG gaAGTGGACATTTATACAGTTAAAGTTGATGACCTCAGCTTCACCTCTCCATTCTGCCTCCAAGTAAAGCGAAATGATTACATCCATGCCATGGTGGCTTATTTCAACATAGAGTTCACACGCTGCCACAAGAGGACAGGCTTCTCTACAA GCCCAGAGTCTCCATACACTCACTGGAAACAGACAGTCTTTTACATGGAAGATTATTTGACTGTAAAAACTGGTGAAGAGATCTTTGGAACGATAAGCATGAAGCCGAATGCCAAGAACAAT CGTGACTTGGACTTCACTGTCGACATCGACTTCAAAGGCCAGCTCTGTGAGCTTTCATGTTCTACAGACTACAGAATGCGCTGA